The genomic segment CCGTTGAGCGTGATCGGACCCATGCCGGAACGGACCAAGCCCCGACCCGCGACGTTCTGCAGATTGATCGCGCCGCGTCCGGTGACGATGACGTATCCGCCGCGCGTGTCGCTGACGCTCACGTCACCACGTCCGCCGCCGACAAAGAGCGCCGCGACCTGCGGCGGCACGTAGACGGTTACTTCGGTCGTACCCGGGTTGACGATATTGAGCCCGTCGCTCCCGTCTTGCAGCCCCGGTATCGTAAAGCTTCGCTGGCCGAGTCCCGGTCGTCCGGTGACGACCGTCGCGTTGCTGGAGTTCGCATTGCCGTTTGGGCTCGCGCCTGCCGCTGGACGCGGATTCAGTCCGGGCAGGACGATGTGACCGTCGGCATCGGCCGAAACTGCGAAGTGCGTCACGATGACGCTGTCGTCGCCGACGATGCGCACTTCGCCCGGGTTACCGACGAGCACCGTCACGTTTGCCTCGGGCGACTTGATCGTGATTACACCGGCGCCGCTGAGCGGCGTGCTTTGATTGGCCCAGGCGGCGGCGCCCGTTGAAAGCGTGACGACGGCGGCGAACGTGGCGGCGAGCGGCGCGAGGCCGCGGTTGCTAAGTGGCATGTCCGTAGGTGCGGGGGGCGCTTGCGGCTACTTCCCCAACCTTCACACTACGCCTCGCGCGTCCCCTGCGCATGAACCCGCTGTGAACTGAAGATGAGGGCCTGGTGAGAACGCTTGCGGCGGCCGGGACCACTATGGGCGGCGGTCCGCTCTGCCAGTTTGCTGAGGGGCAACGCGGGTAACCGAGTTTTGTGACGGTTCTTCTCATCAGCCTCGCGCTCGCATGGTACAACGTCGGCACGATCTGGGCGCATGAGGTCGATATCTTCCGCTCGTGGCAGCACATCGGCGCCGATTTCCACCGCGTTCAGCAGACGCACTGGAAGAAGTTACCCTACTGGGTATTCGCGCCTGTGGCGCTTGCGCTAGCCGGATCAATCGCACTCTTTTGGTATCATCCAGCGGAATTGCCGTCGTGGGCGATGTGGGGCTTCTTCGGTTGCCAAGCGCTCTCACTGGTCTT from the Candidatus Eremiobacteraceae bacterium genome contains:
- a CDS encoding DUF4097 family beta strand repeat-containing protein encodes the protein MPLSNRGLAPLAATFAAVVTLSTGAAAWANQSTPLSGAGVITIKSPEANVTVLVGNPGEVRIVGDDSVIVTHFAVSADADGHIVLPGLNPRPAAGASPNGNANSSNATVVTGRPGLGQRSFTIPGLQDGSDGLNIVNPGTTEVTVYVPPQVAALFVGGGRGDVSVSDTRGGYVIVTGRGAINLQNVAGRGLVRSGMGPITLNGVGGAIGVETLHGVVTAREMAVARADVFTQTGNVDWQFSSLGRGGYRFNSRRGDIRVGLAPDAAANVDAQSETGDVFNTFGRPDSDIHFLNRHALSMALNGGGPEINVSSGFGRVTISPHRPFR